In uncultured Desulfovibrio sp., a single window of DNA contains:
- a CDS encoding glycerol dehydrogenase, whose translation MRRAFICPSKYVQGENELLNLGYFVRQYGTKALLVATESSVNRVRQTLDATAAKFGVTFVETEFQGECSRVEIARLGELARQHSCHCTVGLGGGKALDTARCVAAGQGVIVVPTTAATDAPTSHSAVIYTPDGEMEDYAYFPRNPDVVLMDVSIIAASPVRYLVSGMGDALSTYFEARANVRSCAPVNAGLPCGARTGDCPPARGTLAAQALAATCYRTLLEDGYKAVLASQAKMATPALENIIEANSLLSGLGFESGGLAAAHAIHDGLTALEETHTYLHGEKVAFGTLVQLVLENAPTEELDEVLGFCTSVGLPVCLSDIGITDISPEALRKVARKACLPEESIHAMPFPITEESVAAAIMAADALGNAFRS comes from the coding sequence ATGAGAAGAGCGTTTATCTGTCCGTCCAAGTATGTGCAGGGCGAGAACGAACTGCTCAACCTTGGGTATTTTGTGCGGCAGTACGGCACAAAGGCCTTGCTGGTAGCCACGGAAAGCAGCGTGAACAGGGTGCGCCAGACGCTGGACGCCACAGCGGCCAAATTTGGCGTGACCTTTGTGGAAACGGAATTTCAGGGCGAATGCTCGCGCGTTGAAATCGCCCGTCTTGGTGAGCTGGCGCGTCAGCATTCCTGTCACTGCACCGTGGGGCTTGGCGGCGGCAAGGCGCTGGACACGGCGCGTTGCGTGGCGGCGGGGCAGGGGGTCATTGTGGTGCCCACCACAGCGGCTACGGACGCGCCCACGAGCCATTCTGCGGTGATCTACACGCCAGACGGCGAAATGGAAGACTACGCCTATTTTCCCCGCAATCCCGATGTGGTGCTGATGGATGTTTCCATCATTGCCGCTTCGCCGGTGCGCTATCTGGTGTCGGGCATGGGCGATGCCCTTTCCACCTATTTCGAGGCGCGGGCCAACGTGCGTTCGTGCGCCCCCGTAAACGCGGGACTGCCCTGTGGCGCGCGCACGGGCGACTGCCCCCCGGCCAGAGGGACCCTTGCAGCGCAAGCCCTTGCAGCCACCTGCTACCGCACCCTGCTGGAAGACGGCTACAAGGCCGTGCTGGCCAGTCAGGCCAAGATGGCGACGCCAGCGCTGGAAAACATCATTGAAGCCAACTCCCTGCTTTCCGGCCTGGGCTTTGAGAGCGGCGGTCTGGCGGCAGCCCACGCCATCCATGATGGCCTGACCGCGCTGGAAGAAACTCACACCTACCTGCACGGCGAAAAGGTCGCTTTTGGCACGCTGGTGCAACTGGTGCTGGAAAACGCCCCCACGGAAGAACTGGACGAAGTGCTGGGTTTTTGCACCTCAGTGGGCCTGCCTGTGTGCCTGAGCGATATAGGCATCACGGACATCAGCCCGGAAGCCCTGCGCAAGGTGGCCCGCAAGGCCTGCCTGCCCGAAGAATCCATCCACGCCATGCCCTTTCCCATTA
- the ftsY gene encoding signal recognition particle-docking protein FtsY: protein MGFFSAIKKMFGGAEDAANAAHEAPAEISADAGAAGVAATESLAEPAAKPAAEATAQPFAASAADEALTLRLREAEPRLSVWLGIVLEGVDEAGDLLWQRLFFLLRALDAPEAEAQNFVRDFQEWLARMDYRQVEEFRSELQYRLALALDMEDEEDERNRLFLKISQGLSRTREQFSKGLDALFAGHGELDDAFWEELEELFIMADLGYEPSIELVERLKERARKEKVTESTKVRQLLMAEVEEIFRAPRRIAAVNQPEVVLMIGVNGVGKTTTIAKLAHRDRMQGKKVMIAAADTFRAAAIEQLQVWAGRVGALFHARTAGSDPAAVAYEAMDRALQEGVDVLYVDTAGRLQTKVNLMEELSKIRQVLGKKHAGAPHRSILVIDATTGQNALSQTKLFKEAAGIDELIITKLDGTAKGGVAIAVAMQHHLPITYVGLGEKMEDLRPFSGEDYARALLGVKEDA, encoded by the coding sequence ATGGGTTTTTTCTCTGCCATAAAAAAAATGTTCGGCGGCGCGGAAGATGCGGCCAATGCGGCGCATGAAGCGCCCGCAGAAATTAGCGCAGATGCAGGCGCAGCTGGTGTTGCCGCAACTGAATCCCTTGCAGAACCTGCTGCGAAACCTGCGGCAGAAGCCACTGCCCAGCCCTTTGCGGCATCTGCCGCTGATGAGGCCCTGACCCTGCGGCTGCGCGAGGCCGAGCCACGGCTTTCCGTATGGCTTGGCATCGTGCTTGAGGGCGTGGATGAGGCGGGCGACCTGTTGTGGCAGCGTCTGTTCTTTTTGCTGCGGGCCCTTGATGCCCCGGAGGCCGAAGCGCAGAACTTTGTGCGTGATTTTCAGGAATGGCTCGCCCGCATGGATTATCGGCAGGTGGAGGAATTCCGTTCTGAATTGCAGTATCGTCTGGCTCTCGCCCTTGATATGGAAGACGAAGAGGACGAGCGCAACCGCCTGTTTCTCAAGATCAGCCAGGGGCTTTCGCGTACCCGCGAGCAGTTTTCCAAGGGGCTGGACGCGTTGTTTGCCGGGCATGGCGAACTGGACGACGCCTTCTGGGAAGAACTGGAAGAACTTTTTATCATGGCCGATCTTGGCTACGAACCCTCCATTGAACTGGTGGAGCGTCTGAAAGAGCGCGCCCGCAAGGAAAAGGTTACGGAATCCACCAAAGTGCGCCAACTGCTCATGGCCGAAGTGGAAGAGATCTTTCGCGCGCCGCGCCGCATCGCAGCCGTTAACCAGCCCGAAGTTGTGCTGATGATCGGCGTCAACGGCGTGGGCAAGACCACCACCATTGCCAAGCTGGCCCATCGCGACCGCATGCAGGGCAAAAAGGTCATGATTGCCGCCGCCGATACCTTCCGCGCCGCCGCCATTGAGCAGTTGCAGGTCTGGGCCGGGCGCGTGGGGGCGCTGTTCCATGCGCGCACCGCTGGTTCAGACCCTGCCGCCGTGGCTTACGAGGCTATGGACCGTGCGCTTCAGGAAGGTGTGGATGTGCTCTATGTGGACACCGCAGGCCGCTTGCAGACCAAGGTCAACCTGATGGAAGAGCTGAGCAAGATCCGTCAGGTGCTGGGCAAAAAGCATGCGGGCGCGCCGCATCGCTCCATTCTGGTAATCGACGCCACCACCGGGCAGAACGCCCTTTCGCAAACCAAACTGTTCAAGGAAGCTGCGGGCATTGATGAACTCATCATCACCAAGCTCGACGGCACGGCCAAGGGCGGCGTAGCCATTGCCGTTGCCATGCAGCATCACCTGCCCATCACCTATGTGGGCCTTGGCGAAAAAATGGAAGACCTGCGCCCCTTCAGCGGCGAGGATTATGCCCGCGCCCTGCTGGGTGTGAAGGAAGATGCGTAG